A genome region from Baekduia alba includes the following:
- a CDS encoding ArsR/SmtB family transcription factor, whose product MPHPSEHEDAGRPLDAAEAETLAEALRAFGSASRLRLLWALAGGERTVEQLAGAVGMEQSAVSHQLRLLRQQRLVAVRRDGRHAHYRLFDHHVPELLAALRHHHEHALGVTPPDGAGTRTPPARSRAAGRAR is encoded by the coding sequence ATGCCGCATCCGAGTGAGCACGAAGACGCCGGCCGGCCGCTGGACGCCGCCGAGGCCGAGACGCTGGCCGAGGCGCTGCGCGCGTTCGGCTCGGCCAGCCGGCTGCGGCTGCTCTGGGCGCTGGCCGGCGGCGAGCGGACCGTCGAGCAGCTCGCGGGCGCGGTCGGGATGGAGCAGAGCGCGGTCTCCCACCAGCTGCGGCTGCTGCGCCAGCAGCGGCTCGTCGCGGTGCGCCGCGACGGCCGCCACGCGCACTACCGGCTCTTCGACCACCACGTGCCCGAGCTGCTGGCGGCGCTGCGCCACCACCACGAGCACGCGCTCGGCGTCACCCCGCCGGACGGCGCTGGAACACGTACACCGCCGGCGCGATCTCGGGCGGCAGGACGAGCGCGCTGA